The nucleotide sequence AACTGCTTCATAGAAAACTGAGAACATTTTCATGATTGTCCTTTTATTGCAGAAACATGAAGACAAAACTCCAGAACTTTTTCTGAAATTCCTTTATTTAGTGCAATGAAAAAAAGGACTAATTAAGAGGATATATATTGGCTACAGTGAAATTTATGTAATGTTCCCTATTATAAGAAAACTTTGAACTGGGTATTAAGATTAGAAAGTTGTATAGACATTGTTAAGCTTTggtaaaaaatggaaaaacatttttgcaatCTTATTGtaagaaattatatattaataaatgtaaaattactaATACATAATAGCTTCACATAAAAATGTTAAGATATGTTCACTTTTTTGACAGTGATCTATTTGGCCCTCATATTTTAATCATGTCGAATGCTTTCCTTATTATAAATGAAGGTGTGTATGGCATgtgttaaatgtatttaaaagtaaatttggATAGACTGTAGTATAAGCATATGACTTGTAAACTTTGGCCTACACAGACAGGCGCTTGTGTCCATGCAGCTGAAGCTGATTCATTGTTTGTGCTCAAATCACCACTCGAGATGTCAAACAAATGTTTCATGAATCAGATGCAGATTTGTTAATGTCATTGCATGCTTGCAAATCTGTGTTTGTTTCTAGTCACTGTTTATGAGTGTGCATGTTATTCTGTGAATTATAGTCAATAGTAGCTGATAATGACACACTTGggtattttaaatgtgtttaaccGCCTTTACATATTTTCATTCCTCCTAGTCATTGCGATGAGAACCTCCACACATTTAGCTAACAACTGCACGAGTGTAAATTCACAATTATCCTCCGGCTCTTTGTTTCTGTCATGGGAGCAGTACAGCAAAAGTACTGCTGGGCAAAATAGTGACTGCTGGGGAATAAaatcaatgcattttttggatttttggaGAATGCTAAAGCTGAGAAAAGAATGTTTGCAGTCTTCTACTGCTATTGCATTTACCGCAACAGACATGAATTCCTATGATAAGGCACTCCCGATAACtatcaaagggggaaaggtgctAATGGTGTTTTGACAATACTGATGATGCATTGAAATTTTTGTATtgtctttagatttttttttctttatggtcAATCAATAAGGTTAGTTATAatttgtgtttagtttttttgtgcaaCAAAACTAAAACCATTTTTGCTATTTGTTGCCAGTATGATTTATTACTAAACACAATAgaaaagtttcctttttttttttaagtaaatactaaacaaacagaaaaaaagtttttgtgccTTTTTCCGCACTATGCACAACATATTCTTCAGTTTGTAATCCTCTTTGCATATTttgcaacaatttattttatataatttattttgcagtaaaacacatacatacactgatcagccataccattatgaccacccacctCTATGTGTTCTGATACATTTCTGTTAAAATACATTAACCTTTTCCTTAATTTGAGCTACATTCGCTCTTTTATTGAATTGGACCAGACTTCACTCCTCACGTGCATTAGTGAGCCTTGGTCACACAGTTCACCGGtttcttccttggatcacttttgctaaattctgaccactgcagcctggaaACATCCAACAAGAACTGCAGTTTTGGGGTTGCTCTGAccttgcaaaaaagaaaaaagaaaaccggtgaactggcgacaggatCATGGGAGGCCAGGGCATACTGATTGATGCTCACGAGGAGCGATCCAGTCCGATCCAGTAAAAGCGCTAGTGTACAGTAGATCAGATTGGTAAAAATGATAATGCTGGTTGTGTGTCagaacacagtgcatcactgttatagTAAGAAAAAGTGGTTagaatgttatggctgatctgtgtgtgcatgatcATGCATATGATCTGCATTCTACTCTGCTGGTTGTTTGGTTGTTGCATTCAACATTTGTCTATTTACATCTAGtttgttacattttcatttatttattacttcacCTAAtggtgtgtatatttttttcattctcctTGCTCTCTCAGAGCAGTCTATTGCAGTCTTGTTTCCACAAAGATTACGCATCAAAATTagtaaatatttcatgtttttacaCATTAATCCTTGTTAGATTTctctgtttaaatttatttttgtgttaattacTATGATTTAAAACCTATACCATCTATTCTGTTTTTTATGGTGATTTTTCCtggattttctccctaatttagtcgtgtttAATTCCTCAATTAAACtcacgatctccggatgatagggcgagcatttaccactgcaccacttggaGGCCTCCtattctgttttgtttcttctGTCTGGTTTTATATTAGTACAAAAGTGGATTTTCCAAATAAAtagtacagtacttaaaaagaaataaaaaatttgcgGACAAACAGTACTGCCCCATGACCCATGCTCCCAGCTTCAGAGTGCACAATTTGGAATCATGGTTCATGTTCCTGGTGTACTGTAGGCCACTATGCGTGAATAAAGGACTgaacaaaaatctaaatactCCAGACACAATGTTGAAATTGAAATATTCTTTGGCTTCAGGTGTATGTGCACATAGTCATCTAGTCATCTATGTTTAAATAGCTCAGAtcgaaaacaaataaaaaaaaccttttcatttTCACAGTTTCCCATTTGATTTCTAGAACAAGCTGCTACGTAGCTTCATTTAGGTAACAGAACCTATTGTCCCATTATGTTTTCTCACAGCAGGTTGCcagctctgcatttaaataATCCATGCTCTAATCTTTGACGTTCTTTGTGGTCTGATGTTTGATTTAATTAAGATTATCCGCATGTCCCATGAGAGCAGCAGGAAAACGATAGGCAAGTTCGAAGCGAAAGCATCCGCTAGCCAGAGGCAGAGCAGGAAAACAGTACATTAAGCTATCAGTTCACTGCTAATTGAGAtcccttttaattttaatttaggtgtatgtatgtacgagagagagagagagagactaaagtTTCGCTTTGAAGGGGACACATTATCATTCAGCCCCTCAAGCTAAAGCTCTCTGGGTGAAAAGGGGTGAAAAATCTTTGCTGTCTTGGTTGTTCTGTGGGTCTGGCAATATCATGGGGAGAAAAACAGCAGGATATCAGCAAGAACCTGAcaggtaaacaaacaaacatcctAGACTTACTAAAGATCTGATCTCAGTAATGTTTTCACCTTTATGGAAGCCCCGGAGGTTACTTCCTGCTCCCTCtcacaaatacatacacagaAAAAGGCAACTTTTTACCTGGTCACACTCCAGGGTACctgcaaactaaaaaaaatatataggcatCTGTCAaaataattcacacacacacacacacactagtggaATGCAACATCCCAGGCAGCTGCCAACAACTTGTTGACCCTGCAGGTGTTGAAGCACTCCTGAAAAATATCTTAAGTTGTAGAAGCGCAAGTGATAAACACACCACAAATGTAGCTCATCATTCAAGCCTTGTCTTCTCTTAAATGAGAAACCTGTCATATCATTTAAATGAATGCCTTTCAGTGCTTTGCAATACTTTAAGAGTGACTAGCTTTCTTCAGTGTCTCATTTTCTGGTGAAGCCTTAGACAGTCAAAAAGCAGGAAATGTCCTCAGATTCATAGTTGTTCCTATAAAGAATGAGTCTCAGGTAATGAGAGACATAATTTAATGCATGAATTATTCATTGTTCTTTCGTTAATAATGCAATAGCATGTCCAATTAGTAATAAATTACATGGGATCCAATTAAATATTGAGGGGCGGTGCTCTGAGAATGGCAAAGTATTCATTTTTCCATAATGATTCTGATCAGGCTTTATATTCAGCATCACAGAGTAAACTGaggtataataacaataaccagggatgcaccgaaatgaaaattctgggccgaaaacgaaaccgaaatttttggatgcacttggccgaaaatcgataccgaaaccgaaaatggcttcattaaaaacatgtttaaaatattttctttttgtttgtattaaaaaaatgttgcatattgcaactttgctgtcctcatctgaaactctgaagtgcttccaaaccgccgacatactccgtgtttgatgcgtaatgacagcgcgaacgagacgggaggatgggagaggcgtggcgataatttcggcttttattttcggcactttcttacgtttcggccgaaaccgataatgctatttcggccgaaaattttcggcggccgaaatttcggtgcatccctaacaATAACATTAACATGATGTTCAGCACATATCCGAAAATgtgtaatgaaatgaaaattagATGCATGGATTTGGTTCAAGCTTTAATTAAGGAAATGATATCCGTGAAGCTTACTGAGTTGTCGCTTTGCTTTAAACAGGTCTCTCCACCTCGGCCTCCTTGGTCTCCTTAGCCTGGATGATTGCCTCCTACCAGAAGGTCCTTCGTGACTCCAGAGATGACAAGCTACCCATGTCCTACAAGGCAGTGATTGTGCAGATGCTATGGCACCTCTTCACCATTGGCGCACGTACCATCGCATTCGCGCTCTTCGCCTCTGTCTTCCAGCTGTACTTTGGCATCTTTGTTGTGGCTCACTGGTGCGCCATGaccttctggatcatccaaggCGAGACTGACTTTTGCATGTCCAAGTGGGAGGAGATAATTTACAATATGGTTGTGGGCATCATTTACATCTTCTGCTGGTTCAATGTCAAGGAGGGTCCAGCGCGATGCCGCTTAACCACGTACTACTGTGTGATTTTGGTGGAGAATGCTGTACTCACAGCCACCTGGTATGCATACAGGGGCCCACACACCTCAGACTTCTATGCCCttatcattgtgtgtgtggtagtATGTAGCTATGCCTTGGGAAccttttttatgtttgtctATTACTGCCTGCTCCATCCTGATGGCCCAGTCCTGGGTTCACATTGGAGCTGCATGGAGGAAGGAATTGGTGCAATAGGACTTGGGGGTATGGGGGACCTGGGGACACCTCTGCCCCAACCAGATGTTGTGACAAGTCCCCCAAGAACCTTGCAGAGGACTAAGGATGGGGAACGGGAATCAGGGGACAAGGAGAGCTGCCTGCCTGTTTTTCAGGTGAGGTCCATCAGTGTGGCTCCTGCTCCTTCTCCTCGAACACCAAAACTTGAGGGCCCTGTTATCCGCATCGACCTCCCCAGGAAGAGCTATCCAGCCTGGGATGCACACTTCATCGACCGCCGGTTAAGAAAAACCATTTTGGTGCTGGAGAATACATCACCCGTGACGCCTAGGATTCAGTACCGCAGCCTTGGCAGCCCAAAAGAGGTGATGGAGTATGAGACTACTGTGTAGTTGCAACTCCTGACCTCTTGTCAGTAGGGACCTCGCCTGTGGCTCTGCTTCTCTGTGTAGAGAAGAAGTGAAGAGGAAAGCAATGCTGGGAGGTTCCCAGAAAACCATTGGTGCTCTAAGGCATTTGGGTGCACAGAACATGGGACCTTGAATTCGCCTTGAAAGTTCACAAAGTTGAGTGAAAAGGGTTAACTGTAAATGAGAGTGATATTTAAGAATTCTACCACAATGCCAGCCATAAGTACTGACCTAAAAAGAGGGGTGATGACCTGTCCATAGATGTTTTGATGATGATATGCATgggtgtgatgatgatggtgataaatATAAGTAGGAGATTTCAGGTGATACATGTTCAATGCTAGAAGAACTGGCCAATCAGTCCTGGACTGTCCTGGGAGCTGCACAGGTCTAAATCTAATGAATGTTAGTAACTTGAAAACAGTACCAGTTGTGTATTATATTGCTTATGTGAATGGTAAGATTACCCAGTTGAATcatcatgatttatttattgattgagtagatttatttttttgttactatGTGGcgatgataaaaaatattttctatcgTATATCAGCGTATACATATAATCATTTTGTtatatgtatacaatatattggAATGGTATCACTGTGTAGGTAcgtatgaatgtttttttgggTTGTCTGTATGTTCAACTGGTCTTTGATCATACTGCATTGTTTATCTGTAACGGtaaaggacagaaaaaaaatatttatgaagaaaaaaaatgggttaaCAATGCCCTGATAATGATGCATTATGACTAAAATGTAGTTGGAAAAAATTTCAGTAAAATGGCTGTCAAGAGCCCTGGGAAAAAAAGACACCTAAAGAAGATTGTGTTTTACTTTACCACAAGGTTCTACTCCTGATTGTGAGACTCTGGTTTTGTTGGAAATGTTTTTTCTGACTGTCCGCATTTTACTGCTGGGCAGCGTTTGATTTGGATAGCGCAAGAAACACTGGTTTTTATAAAAGGCAACCAGGCCTAATGTAGTAACGCTTAAAAATAAGTGTCCCTTAAAGGAATACGACAGAATACTCACTATCTACTTCCCTCTTGACAGATGGCTGATTATCATGTTCAGTCATTTCAACACATTTTGCTGCAcagcaaaaagaataaaaaaaaattaatgtcacttattatttaattctaaaaatagctgtttttttaatttattcattaattgatGAATTTTTCAACAATACACCACAGTCTTTGCAAAAAATAGAAACCATGTGCATCTTCCGTAAACAGTCACATTTTGCGCGAGTATCGCTTCTTCTTTTGAGATTAACGTTGGTTAGTACAtcaccgccacctactggacagGAGTCATACTGAGGCACGTTCATCCGCAAACATTTGGCTGGAACACAGGAGAAACCAGTAAGGATAAAGTTTTCTTGGTGTGATGATCCCTTGACGTGGAGCTGCtacacttttagtttttttggacaggtttaaaaaaaagcctaGTGAGGACGTGATCAAAGCAAGATGCAGGAAGTGCAGGACGTATTAACAACAGCACTGACCACATAACAGTGTAACCAACGCCTCTTAGGGACTTTATTTACATACAATAAGATTGAATGCCGATA is from Clarias gariepinus isolate MV-2021 ecotype Netherlands chromosome 22, CGAR_prim_01v2, whole genome shotgun sequence and encodes:
- the xkr7b gene encoding XK-related protein 7, which gives rise to MAAKSDGAAASLVTSASACARDKEPEARCVLAGPEELRDRSRRHALLDCCWVLCALLVFFCDGATDVWLSADYYARRDYWWFALTLLFAALPSAVVQVLSFRWFVYDYTVETEEDAAAAAAARSRSRTLKCCRACMWTFQSLVHILQLGQMWRYIHTLYLGVQNHWYRHCYWRLMFETADVNMLRLLEAFLKSAPQLVLQLSIMIHSKHILPLQGLSTSASLVSLAWMIASYQKVLRDSRDDKLPMSYKAVIVQMLWHLFTIGARTIAFALFASVFQLYFGIFVVAHWCAMTFWIIQGETDFCMSKWEEIIYNMVVGIIYIFCWFNVKEGPARCRLTTYYCVILVENAVLTATWYAYRGPHTSDFYALIIVCVVVCSYALGTFFMFVYYCLLHPDGPVLGSHWSCMEEGIGAIGLGGMGDLGTPLPQPDVVTSPPRTLQRTKDGERESGDKESCLPVFQVRSISVAPAPSPRTPKLEGPVIRIDLPRKSYPAWDAHFIDRRLRKTILVLENTSPVTPRIQYRSLGSPKEVMEYETTV